From a single Lolium rigidum isolate FL_2022 chromosome 7, APGP_CSIRO_Lrig_0.1, whole genome shotgun sequence genomic region:
- the LOC124675788 gene encoding ubiquitin C-terminal hydrolase 22-like isoform X2: MTSPSAPPPCPHLAAHRLTSRPLRFLRRCLRVRPLGRPEIRRDAREVPRCSPCPSSSPPPARLYACLSCATVFCPSHAASHASSSSPGHQIAVDVDRAELFCAACGDQVYDPDFDHAVVLAQSTALHPPSTSTSTPTPAPRKRRRVDYRAWAPDPAESALVSSAADPTTSASATEPAGLRGLNNLGNTCFMNSVLQALLHAPPLRNYFLGDRHNRFLCPRRTPMRHRATDADAKAACLACDLDEIYSATFSGERTPYSPAKFLYSWWQHATNLASYEQQDAHEFFISILDHIHENIKDDEHKSHEQG; encoded by the exons ATGACCAGcccatccgcgccgccgccctgcccTCACCTCGCCGCGCACCGCCTCACCTCGCGCccgctccgcttcctccgccgctgcctcCGCGTGCGCCCGCTCGGCCGCCCCGAGATCCGCCGCGACGCGCGCGAGGTGCCCCGCTGCTCCCcctgcccctcctcctccccgcccCCCGCCCGCCTCTACGCCTGCCTCTCCTGCGCCACCGTCTTCTGCCCCTCCCACGCCGCCTcccacgcctcctcctcctccccgggccACCAGATCGCAGTCGACGTCGACCGCGCCGAGCTCTTCTGCGCCGCCTGCGGGGACCAGGTCTACGACCCGGACTTCGACCACGCCGTCGTCCTCGCCCAGTCCACCGCACTCCACCCCccgtccacctccacctccacccccaCACCCGCCCCCCGCAAGCGCCGCCGCGTCGACTACCGCGCCTGGGCGCCAGATCCGGCCGAATCCGCACTCGTGAGCTCCGCCGCCGATCCCACCACTTCCGCATCCGCCACGGAACCAGCTGGCCTGCGCGGGCTAAACAACCTCGGCAACACCTGCTTCATGAACTCCGTGCTCCAGGCGCTCCTCCACGCGCCGCCGCTCCGGAACTACTTCCTCGGCGATCGCCACAACCGATTCCTCTGCCCGCGCCGCACGCCCATGAGGCACCGCGCCACCGATGCGGACGCCAAGGCCGCCTGCCTCGCCTgcgatctcgacgagatctactcGGCAACCTTCTCGGGGGAGCGCACGCCATACAGCCCCGCCAAGTTCCTCTATAG CTGGTGGCAGCATGCAACAAACCTTGCAAGCTATGAGCAACAGGATGCACATGAATTTTTTATCTCCATCCTTGACCATATTCATGAAAATATAAAGGATGATGAGCACAAATCACATGAACAAG GATAA